The Neodiprion fabricii isolate iyNeoFabr1 chromosome 4, iyNeoFabr1.1, whole genome shotgun sequence genome window below encodes:
- the LOC124179782 gene encoding uncharacterized protein LOC124179782, protein MGKPVPRTSALVVSAIRKLREAQGSTSREIMNYITTEYDVIKPTVKRQLQAALKRGVEYGILTRKHGHYTLSTDACRVPMTMGGEGGLVESCGRKRRKYRKCKKTRRCARGCVRRRRKEKCGKKGRRRRSRRRRCGKRHPTLEPDNLALDCRTRNEMNAERSEHSNRSRSSNSHSRNRSHSVHSTRTGGREKSLDRREKQVE, encoded by the exons ATGGGAAAACCAGTGCCAAGAACCTCGGCGCTCGTCGTTTCGGCAATCCGAAAACTGCGAGAGGCCCAAGGTTCCACTTCGCGGGAGATAATGAATTACATAACCACGGAATATGACGTCATCAAGCCGACAGTTAAACGACAA CTGCAAGCGGCGCTGAAGCGAGGAGTAGAGTACGGAATACTGACGCGTAAACACGGCCACTATACCCTGAGCACTGATGCCTGTAGGGTTCCAATGACTATGGGGGGTGAAGGAGGGCTGGTTGAGAGCTGCGGAAGGAAGCGACGCAAGTACCGGAAGTGCAAGAAGACACGGCGATGCGCCCGTGGCTGTGTCCGGAGGCGGCGGAAAGAAAAGTGCGGCAaaaaggggaggaggaggagaagccGACGAAGGCGATGCGGCAAACGCCACCCGACTCTCGAGCCCGATAACTTGGCTTTGGACTGTAGAACCAGAAACGAGATGAACGCCGAAAGAAGCGAGCACAGCAACAGAAGTCGAAGCAGTAACAGTCATAGTCGCAACCGTAGTCACAGCGTGCATTCTACTCGCACTGGCGGTAGAGAGAAAAGCCTGGATCGACGTGAGAAGCAAGTTGAATAA